The proteins below come from a single Chryseobacterium nepalense genomic window:
- a CDS encoding N-acetylmuramoyl-L-alanine amidase, producing MRKTLYIIGLSVAVFSCTSQRNAKKRQYIPKTPSVQPKTTAKTTDEKPKPKVSTEHGVDFFTTNIADATKNDNTASYGSIVSAKPVGYKVVKDYFPAIAQNFRQRYLILHYTALPDDKSITVLTQQAVSAHYLVNNTGDNEIYQLVDENKRAYHAGISAWRTDKNLNDTSIGIEIVNTGYITDASGKRVFAPFDEAQIKKVAALVKDIATRYQIPATNILAHSDIAPTRKQDPGPLFPWKRLYDEYQIGMWYDDAAKQNYYDLAVSTDFPSKYNDSTFIFNVQTQLQKFGYALDLSGKWDDATKKTIEAFQYHFRPQNYDGIMDPETYAILQALVLKYPLK from the coding sequence ATGCGTAAAACATTATATATCATCGGATTAAGCGTTGCTGTTTTTTCCTGTACTTCACAACGAAATGCAAAAAAAAGGCAGTATATCCCGAAAACCCCGTCAGTACAGCCGAAAACGACTGCTAAAACAACGGATGAGAAGCCAAAACCAAAGGTTTCCACAGAGCATGGTGTCGATTTTTTCACAACCAATATCGCCGATGCAACAAAAAATGATAATACCGCAAGTTACGGATCCATTGTTTCTGCAAAACCTGTCGGCTATAAAGTGGTAAAAGACTATTTTCCGGCCATTGCACAGAATTTCAGACAAAGATATCTTATCCTTCACTACACGGCATTGCCGGATGATAAATCTATTACTGTCCTTACACAGCAGGCCGTGAGTGCACATTATCTTGTAAACAATACAGGAGATAATGAAATTTACCAGTTGGTAGACGAAAATAAACGTGCTTATCACGCCGGAATAAGTGCATGGAGAACGGATAAAAACCTTAACGATACTTCAATCGGGATTGAAATCGTAAATACAGGATATATAACCGACGCTTCCGGAAAAAGAGTTTTTGCTCCTTTTGATGAAGCACAGATAAAAAAAGTAGCCGCTTTGGTAAAAGATATTGCAACCCGATATCAGATTCCGGCAACAAATATTCTTGCGCACTCCGATATTGCACCTACAAGAAAACAGGATCCGGGACCTTTGTTTCCGTGGAAAAGATTGTATGATGAATATCAGATCGGGATGTGGTATGATGATGCTGCTAAACAAAATTACTATGACCTTGCCGTTTCTACGGATTTCCCATCGAAATATAATGATTCAACATTTATTTTTAATGTTCAGACACAGTTACAGAAATTCGGGTACGCGCTGGATCTGAGCGGAAAATGGGATGATGCTACCAAGAAAACAATAGAAGCTTTCCAGTATCACTTCAGACCGCAGAATTATGACGGAATCATGGATCCTGAAACATATGCAATATTACAGGCTTTAGTATTAAAATATCCGTTAAAATAA
- a CDS encoding SMI1/KNR4 family protein, translating to MKLELLKKNFVENSVNVTPSNIEEIKIFQKKYNVEVPKDLQDYYLDINGSGNETLNNLYEFYSIHRTKKIHEELINWKGIPDYSKLNFTGMENVFVFGAYEFNLYAFGIKLHQNLSSETSVFILCGENFRLIANNFTEFVDLYLNRPEEIYI from the coding sequence ATGAAATTAGAATTATTGAAAAAGAATTTCGTGGAAAATAGTGTAAATGTTACTCCTTCTAATATTGAGGAAATCAAAATATTTCAAAAGAAATATAATGTTGAAGTTCCAAAGGATTTACAGGATTACTATTTAGATATAAACGGTAGCGGAAATGAAACCCTGAATAATCTGTACGAATTTTACAGCATTCATCGTACCAAGAAAATTCATGAGGAATTAATTAATTGGAAAGGAATTCCGGATTATAGCAAATTAAATTTTACCGGAATGGAAAATGTTTTCGTTTTTGGAGCATATGAATTTAATCTTTACGCTTTTGGAATTAAATTGCATCAAAATCTTTCGTCTGAAACCAGCGTTTTTATTCTTTGTGGAGAGAATTTTAGACTTATAGCTAATAATTTTACAGAGTTTGTGGATTTATATTTAAACAGACCGGAAGAAATTTATATTTAA
- the aspA gene encoding aspartate ammonia-lyase codes for MENFRKESDLLGELNVPINAYYGVQTQRAINNFKISGQLLSSYPQFIRGLAYVKKAAAKTNYELGLLDEKLYFSIAEVCDEIINGELHEQFPVDMIQGGAGTSINMNANEVIANRVLEKLGKNKGEYQFCSPNDHVNLSQSTNDAYPTAIKMGLLQMNAILVEKLGKIVEAFREKGKEFHDVIKMGRTQLQDAVPMTLGQEFEAFAATLEEDISKLNNNADLFVEVNMGATAIGTGLNAPVGYATLCAKNLAQITGFPVVSAPDLVEATPDTGSYVIYSSAMKRLAVKLSKICNDLRLLSSGPRAGLFEINLPPMQPGSSIMPGKVNPVIPEVVNQVCFKVFGNDLTVTFAAEAGQLQLNVMEPVLSHAIMENIHFLCNALDTLREKCVVGITANREVCLNMVKHSIGIVTALNPYIGYKHSTEIAKEALETGKSVYNLVLEKGILSQEKLDEILDPRNMLKPHNK; via the coding sequence ATGGAAAATTTCAGAAAAGAAAGCGATCTATTGGGGGAATTAAACGTCCCGATCAATGCTTATTATGGAGTACAGACGCAGAGAGCCATTAATAATTTTAAAATTTCAGGACAGCTGCTGTCTTCTTATCCTCAGTTCATCAGAGGTTTGGCTTACGTAAAGAAAGCAGCTGCAAAAACGAATTATGAGCTTGGGCTTCTTGATGAAAAATTGTACTTCAGTATCGCTGAAGTTTGTGATGAAATTATCAATGGGGAGCTCCACGAACAGTTTCCTGTGGATATGATCCAGGGTGGGGCAGGCACGTCCATCAATATGAACGCCAATGAAGTTATTGCCAACCGGGTTTTAGAAAAATTAGGAAAAAATAAAGGAGAGTATCAGTTTTGTTCGCCGAATGATCATGTTAATCTTTCGCAGTCAACCAACGATGCTTATCCAACCGCTATCAAAATGGGATTGCTGCAGATGAATGCAATTCTTGTTGAAAAGCTTGGAAAAATTGTTGAGGCATTCAGGGAAAAAGGGAAAGAATTCCATGATGTTATTAAAATGGGACGTACACAGCTTCAGGATGCTGTTCCAATGACACTGGGACAGGAATTTGAAGCATTTGCCGCAACTCTGGAAGAAGATATTTCAAAATTAAATAACAATGCCGACCTTTTCGTGGAGGTGAATATGGGAGCTACTGCTATCGGAACAGGATTAAATGCTCCGGTCGGTTATGCCACATTATGTGCAAAAAACCTCGCTCAAATTACGGGTTTCCCGGTAGTTTCAGCGCCCGATTTGGTAGAAGCAACACCGGATACAGGATCGTACGTTATTTATTCGTCTGCAATGAAGCGGCTTGCCGTAAAGCTTTCAAAAATCTGTAATGATTTGAGGCTGCTTTCTTCAGGGCCAAGGGCCGGACTTTTTGAGATTAATCTTCCGCCGATGCAACCCGGATCTTCTATTATGCCCGGCAAAGTAAATCCGGTAATTCCGGAAGTTGTGAATCAGGTGTGCTTTAAAGTGTTCGGAAATGATCTTACCGTAACGTTTGCTGCGGAAGCAGGACAGCTACAGCTTAATGTAATGGAACCGGTACTTTCACACGCTATTATGGAAAATATTCATTTTCTTTGTAATGCCTTGGATACGCTTCGTGAAAAATGTGTCGTAGGAATTACGGCAAACCGTGAAGTGTGCCTCAATATGGTAAAACACAGCATCGGAATTGTAACCGCACTGAATCCATACATAGGCTACAAACATTCTACGGAAATTGCAAAAGAAGCGCTGGAAACCGGAAAAAGTGTTTATAATCTCGTATTGGAGAAAGGCATTCTTTCCCAGGAAAAGTTGGATGAAATCCTTGATCCGAGAAACATGCTGAAGCCGCATAACAAATAA